One window from the genome of Gimesia aquarii encodes:
- a CDS encoding BlaI/MecI/CopY family transcriptional regulator, which yields MNHQKEKIPDAERDVLVCLNQLEEATVKEICEALTPVRKMEPSSVMTLLKRLESRKLVTKRKAEKGKAFLFRSTPESIRAYRHLMNDLFQGVFGGDTLSFMASFFETRKPTEKEIEQLHQLLDDVRTKKQKSKKKRNQ from the coding sequence ATGAATCATCAAAAAGAAAAAATCCCGGATGCCGAACGTGACGTTCTCGTTTGTCTGAACCAGTTGGAAGAGGCGACTGTCAAAGAGATCTGTGAAGCCCTGACTCCAGTGCGCAAGATGGAACCATCCTCCGTCATGACCTTATTGAAACGACTGGAGTCCCGAAAACTCGTTACCAAACGCAAGGCTGAAAAAGGCAAGGCGTTTCTCTTCCGCTCGACGCCGGAGTCAATCCGTGCATACCGTCATCTGATGAACGACTTATTTCAAGGCGTTTTTGGGGGCGATACGCTCTCGTTTATGGCTTCGTTCTTCGAAACACGCAAGCCGACAGAAAAAGAAATCGAACAGCTGCATCAACTCCTTGACGATGTTCGGACCAAAAAGCAAAAGTCGAAAAAGAAGAGGAACCAGTGA
- a CDS encoding carboxymuconolactone decarboxylase family protein, with protein sequence MTQFTRHTAETAPAASKPLVEGAQKTYGFLPNLLATMAESPAMLEGYMTLAGIFDKTSLTETERQIILMTNNRLNGCIYCMAAHTTISQMKGVPEDVITALRENTPIADAKLEALRVFAEKVNTSRGWPDESDVQALLSAGYSKQTVFDVILGTGLKVLSNYTNHVAKTPLDDAFVSNAWLHEGQLAR encoded by the coding sequence ATGACCCAGTTCACACGACACACCGCAGAAACCGCACCAGCCGCCAGCAAGCCGCTTGTTGAAGGAGCTCAGAAGACCTATGGATTTCTTCCCAACCTGTTAGCTACGATGGCTGAATCGCCCGCGATGCTAGAAGGATACATGACATTGGCGGGGATCTTCGATAAGACAAGCCTGACTGAAACCGAGCGTCAAATCATTCTGATGACCAACAATCGTCTTAATGGTTGCATCTATTGCATGGCGGCACACACGACAATTTCGCAGATGAAAGGCGTGCCCGAAGACGTCATCACAGCACTTCGCGAGAACACACCTATCGCCGACGCGAAACTGGAAGCCTTGCGTGTCTTTGCTGAGAAGGTCAACACCAGCCGTGGCTGGCCAGATGAAAGCGATGTGCAAGCGTTGCTGTCTGCTGGCTATTCCAAGCAAACGGTTTTTGATGTAATTCTCGGCACTGGTTTGAAGGTGCTATCGAACTACACCAATCATGTCGCGAAAACTCCCCTCGACGATGCTTTCGTAAGCAACGCCTGGTTGCATGAAGGTCAGTTAGCCAGGTAA
- a CDS encoding M56 family metallopeptidase translates to MNAFNYFSSEWIHSMQSAGWQALLIAVLVFVLLILTRRFISAQLRYAILLLVLLKFMTPPFLILSTGFISQYSTIRFQPIRSEIISLDASAQTINASTTSQPSNQTKNSSPLVAKKLEVIKNGPGSNRSVMTEVSKPKPKFPWSTLLMSVYLFGTTAFAALLIHRYRLVRRVVRAGEIQKDGFLWSELERIAKQLKMKSIPQLRISDQTDAPFAMGVFRPVVVLPRLIETQLQPDQLTIVIAHELAHIRRRDLLIGWFETLVSLVWWFHPAMWWLRKALRQTREDCCDDILLTNQLAEPERYCETLIDAASHQSTKLAEPLVLGFVRKEHPVARRIRRLMNGSLFRADRLRFSASIVTLVLAFILLPGMRQDRQKPVTQTTLEGLFGWHNLSFQLDPSEEAVIKKCNKIARTYFSTIGNKKKKFSLIETREKLEAILSEHPDCFYAQYLLGTWYRLNGDLERSTQLLNESLVNAPVVLTQSYKLGNGKPIQGVEIPGIEIECNRVQNHSLDPSLKMKFVGLITDSNGMVHLPVYDTIYRTFSQSYPVGYYAEFKNLGWFRSNSLNGELPDVMVWRPWSKPRNFTRTAAESQWLRDAEGTDTLQLESGPNTYTIGDVSRVQSDGTFTIENGKGESLSSFPTDLPDIKNATFMDHAMIKLSSPEPSRFEVAEVHILDSQTKIPLQQFQSGAGYTWKDKSNFRLFSMWDKLPDMVDLVLNVYNYDQNVFRYNIQPKIGTTVLQDGFSCKISHLIAGHHIGWGTREGFYGEVQSPGSTSEIIIDIIGTKRKRVSLWVVSKEGRKVNLKNDVWNPAIVNGSPPIDIMMPLDEIDHFELLPSVKPVKIYFEKIQLPARKAPLDQQLPLIEFPVEGVARKFTTDTLSPLIVHFESQRGDVNDFCSCGSQDYSFYSEKPEDKRLRETKSTLTWNYFATIDLNHRQEIFDNSGIGKTRGSTICSSHWGTASITLWDAPLETMESVRLQFLPKTAD, encoded by the coding sequence ATGAATGCATTCAACTATTTTTCCTCCGAATGGATTCATTCGATGCAATCTGCCGGCTGGCAGGCACTGTTGATCGCTGTACTGGTATTTGTATTATTGATTCTGACACGCCGTTTCATAAGCGCACAACTTCGGTATGCAATCTTACTCCTGGTCCTGCTGAAATTTATGACTCCGCCGTTCTTGATTCTCTCCACCGGTTTCATTTCACAATACTCGACGATACGTTTCCAGCCAATCAGATCAGAAATAATCTCTTTGGATGCGTCAGCACAGACAATAAATGCTTCCACAACCTCTCAACCCAGCAATCAAACGAAAAACAGTTCCCCCCTTGTCGCAAAAAAGCTTGAAGTAATAAAAAACGGACCTGGTTCAAACCGTTCAGTGATGACTGAAGTATCCAAACCAAAACCGAAATTCCCATGGTCTACTCTGCTGATGTCCGTCTACTTATTCGGTACGACTGCATTCGCGGCATTACTCATTCATCGCTACCGATTAGTTCGACGAGTTGTGCGCGCGGGCGAAATCCAGAAAGACGGTTTTTTGTGGTCTGAACTGGAACGAATCGCGAAGCAGTTAAAAATGAAATCCATTCCCCAATTACGCATCTCAGACCAAACAGACGCCCCATTCGCGATGGGAGTCTTCCGACCGGTCGTTGTACTGCCACGTCTCATTGAAACGCAATTGCAGCCAGATCAACTCACCATCGTGATTGCACACGAATTAGCACATATCCGTCGACGTGATTTATTGATTGGCTGGTTCGAAACGCTGGTGAGTCTTGTCTGGTGGTTTCATCCGGCAATGTGGTGGCTCAGAAAAGCTCTGAGACAGACCCGCGAAGATTGTTGTGACGATATTCTCCTTACAAATCAACTTGCTGAGCCAGAACGATATTGTGAAACATTAATTGATGCCGCCAGTCATCAGTCAACAAAACTGGCAGAACCACTGGTGCTCGGTTTTGTTCGCAAGGAGCATCCTGTCGCCCGACGGATTCGCCGTCTGATGAACGGTTCTCTCTTCAGAGCAGACCGCCTGCGTTTTTCAGCCAGCATCGTGACCCTGGTATTGGCGTTCATTCTGCTCCCCGGTATGCGACAGGACCGTCAGAAACCTGTAACCCAAACCACACTGGAAGGATTGTTCGGGTGGCATAACCTTTCGTTTCAGCTCGATCCCAGTGAAGAAGCCGTCATTAAAAAATGCAATAAGATCGCCCGAACATACTTCTCGACAATCGGTAATAAAAAGAAAAAATTCTCGCTCATCGAAACGCGTGAGAAACTAGAAGCGATTTTGAGTGAGCACCCGGATTGTTTTTACGCACAATATTTACTCGGAACCTGGTACCGCTTAAACGGCGATCTCGAACGATCCACCCAACTGTTGAATGAATCACTGGTCAACGCTCCTGTGGTCCTCACACAAAGCTACAAACTCGGTAATGGCAAGCCAATTCAGGGAGTCGAAATTCCTGGAATCGAAATCGAGTGCAATCGGGTTCAGAATCACTCTCTGGATCCCAGTCTGAAAATGAAATTTGTGGGACTGATCACGGATTCTAATGGCATGGTTCACCTGCCAGTCTACGACACCATCTATCGCACTTTTTCTCAGTCATATCCTGTAGGCTATTACGCAGAATTCAAAAACCTCGGTTGGTTCCGATCGAATTCACTCAATGGTGAATTACCTGATGTCATGGTCTGGCGGCCTTGGTCAAAGCCCCGCAACTTCACACGCACGGCCGCTGAGTCTCAGTGGCTTCGTGATGCGGAAGGTACGGATACGCTGCAACTCGAATCTGGACCTAATACATACACAATCGGGGATGTTTCACGAGTTCAGTCTGACGGCACATTCACAATCGAAAACGGAAAAGGAGAAAGCCTGTCTTCATTCCCAACAGATTTACCAGACATCAAAAATGCGACATTTATGGACCATGCCATGATCAAGTTATCAAGCCCGGAGCCATCTCGTTTTGAAGTTGCCGAGGTGCATATTCTTGATTCGCAGACAAAGATTCCTTTACAACAATTCCAGAGCGGTGCTGGATATACCTGGAAAGACAAATCGAATTTTCGACTGTTCTCGATGTGGGATAAGTTACCAGATATGGTCGATCTTGTTCTGAATGTCTACAATTATGATCAAAATGTCTTCCGTTATAACATTCAGCCCAAAATCGGCACAACTGTATTACAGGATGGATTTTCTTGTAAAATTTCGCATCTCATTGCGGGACATCACATCGGCTGGGGGACACGTGAAGGATTTTACGGAGAAGTCCAGAGTCCTGGTAGCACATCTGAAATAATCATTGACATCATAGGAACCAAGCGGAAGCGCGTTTCGCTTTGGGTCGTTTCGAAAGAGGGACGAAAGGTGAATCTAAAAAATGATGTCTGGAATCCTGCAATTGTCAACGGCAGTCCACCGATTGATATCATGATGCCACTCGATGAAATCGACCACTTTGAGCTGCTGCCTTCCGTCAAGCCAGTAAAGATCTACTTTGAAAAGATCCAGCTACCTGCTCGTAAGGCCCCTTTGGACCAACAACTGCCTTTGATCGAATTTCCCGTCGAAGGGGTCGCTCGGAAATTCACAACAGACACTTTAAGCCCGTTGATAGTACATTTCGAAAGTCAACGCGGAGATGTCAACGATTTTTGTAGTTGTGGTAGCCAAGATTATTCTTTTTATTCTGAAAAGCCGGAAGACAAACGCTTGCGGGAAACGAAATCAACACTGACTTGGAATTATTTCGCTACCATCGATTTAAATCATCGGCAGGAAATCTTCGATAATTCTGGAATAGGAAAGACTCGCGGTTCCACAATTTGTAGTAGCCACTGGGGAACCGCCAGTATAACATTATGGGACGCGCCCTTGGAAACAATGGAATCCGTCCGCTTACAATTCCTGCCGAAGACAGCAGACTAA
- a CDS encoding SRPBCC family protein gives MASIRKEIVIAAPAATVWDAIQDIGAIHTRVAPGFVTNTTLEDGGGIRVVTFSDGLVLRERIISVDGDSRRLVWSVVAGPFEHHNASAQVIGDNQGCRVVWTADLLPNELADTVAEIMERGLGLTKQTQEAATASTRAIQAQPGADPNQYVFCPASRPTLHHVSLFVADMEASTRFYTIGLGLTVREEFRDIIGKRASGEFPFGVASVFLEAGDGRYVELHPAGQWPMSPPGFPLNHLALGVADVDAAYARALAAGGTPTDIPIPEQRWDGTPLDVIMSGDRPEPMRMAFVLGPSRELIELYQATMAN, from the coding sequence TTGGCATCAATTCGGAAAGAGATTGTCATCGCGGCTCCGGCCGCCACCGTGTGGGACGCAATTCAGGACATTGGGGCTATCCACACTCGGGTGGCCCCTGGATTCGTAACCAACACGACGCTCGAAGATGGCGGAGGGATTCGCGTTGTCACCTTCTCCGACGGCCTCGTCCTGAGGGAGCGAATCATCTCCGTGGACGGCGACTCCCGACGTCTGGTCTGGTCGGTTGTCGCCGGCCCATTCGAACACCACAATGCTTCCGCGCAAGTGATTGGCGATAACCAAGGGTGCCGGGTAGTTTGGACCGCTGACCTGCTGCCAAATGAACTCGCCGACACTGTCGCCGAAATCATGGAGCGCGGCCTCGGCTTGACAAAGCAAACGCAAGAGGCCGCGACGGCATCGACGAGAGCCATCCAAGCCCAGCCCGGTGCGGACCCGAACCAGTACGTGTTCTGCCCCGCAAGTCGGCCAACGCTACACCACGTCAGTCTGTTCGTCGCCGACATGGAGGCGTCGACTCGTTTCTACACGATCGGTCTCGGATTGACAGTGCGGGAAGAGTTCCGAGACATTATAGGGAAGCGCGCCTCCGGAGAGTTTCCCTTCGGTGTGGCGAGCGTGTTTTTGGAGGCCGGCGATGGGCGTTACGTCGAGTTGCACCCCGCCGGCCAGTGGCCCATGTCTCCGCCCGGATTCCCGCTGAACCACCTCGCGCTCGGCGTGGCCGATGTCGATGCCGCTTACGCTCGGGCACTCGCCGCCGGCGGAACGCCCACCGATATCCCGATCCCGGAGCAACGGTGGGACGGCACGCCGCTCGACGTGATCATGTCGGGTGATCGCCCGGAACCCATGCGGATGGCGTTCGTCCTGGGGCCGAGTCGTGAGTTGATCGAGCTGTACCAGGCGACTATGGCGAATTGA
- a CDS encoding YdeI/OmpD-associated family protein, translated as MIKPDPKKIIAFASSKELNKWLRANHATENELWIKIFKKGAGVSSVTWNEVVIETLCWGWIDGVKKSLGDRAYLQRITPRKAQSSWSKRNTEHVERLITEGRMEEPGLVHVLSAKADGRWQKAYAPASEMKVPADFLAALNSRPKAKRFFETLTKSSKYVISYGLTTAKKPETRQRRFDKYIDMLVRQEKPDFGFSKSKKT; from the coding sequence ATGATTAAACCCGACCCGAAAAAAATAATTGCTTTTGCATCTTCGAAAGAGCTTAATAAGTGGCTAAGAGCGAATCATGCCACCGAAAATGAACTATGGATCAAGATATTCAAAAAGGGAGCCGGAGTTTCCAGCGTGACCTGGAACGAGGTTGTGATCGAGACGCTGTGTTGGGGCTGGATTGACGGCGTTAAGAAGTCGCTCGGTGACCGAGCCTATCTCCAACGGATTACTCCAAGAAAAGCTCAAAGCAGTTGGTCGAAGAGAAACACAGAACATGTGGAGCGTCTGATAACTGAGGGCCGGATGGAAGAGCCTGGACTCGTGCATGTTCTTTCCGCGAAAGCGGACGGTCGGTGGCAAAAAGCCTATGCCCCGGCAAGTGAGATGAAGGTCCCAGCGGATTTTCTAGCAGCACTGAACAGTAGGCCTAAAGCGAAACGTTTTTTTGAAACACTAACCAAATCCAGTAAATACGTCATTTCATATGGATTGACAACTGCGAAGAAACCCGAAACCAGACAGAGGAGATTTGATAAATACATCGACATGCTAGTCCGTCAAGAGAAGCCTGACTTTGGCTTCTCTAAAAGCAAGAAAACTTAG
- a CDS encoding helix-turn-helix domain-containing protein, with the protein MNAKKCPVCGWEIKEAFKVQVHGKEIVVCCQDCAKTVKESPAKYSGHMK; encoded by the coding sequence ATGAACGCAAAAAAATGTCCCGTGTGCGGCTGGGAAATCAAAGAAGCCTTCAAGGTTCAGGTTCATGGGAAGGAAATCGTCGTCTGCTGTCAGGATTGCGCCAAAACAGTGAAAGAGAGCCCGGCCAAGTACTCCGGTCATATGAAGTAA
- a CDS encoding SDR family oxidoreductase yields MGVAIKNSVALVTGANRGIGRAISEGLLEAGAVKVYAAVRNLASVDELIERYGDRVIPIEFDLTRPETAVAAAEIATDVNLVVSNAGVLNVSDPLAEDAVKSLQFQMEGNVYPLIRLAQAFGPVLKANGGGTLAQMNSLASLKNFTPFTTYSASKAAAYSVTQGLREAWAEQGTQVISILAGPLKTDMSDSAGMGDGAPSPDLVADALIGALESGDFLVYPDAMAQGAGEAYASFADNVINAKSSEE; encoded by the coding sequence ATGGGTGTTGCAATTAAAAATAGTGTCGCATTGGTAACTGGTGCGAATCGTGGTATTGGCCGGGCGATTAGCGAAGGTTTACTCGAAGCCGGTGCGGTAAAGGTGTATGCCGCCGTGAGAAATCTGGCGTCGGTTGACGAACTGATTGAACGATATGGCGACCGTGTTATTCCAATCGAGTTTGATCTGACTCGACCAGAAACGGCTGTGGCCGCTGCTGAAATTGCCACCGACGTCAACCTCGTCGTGTCCAACGCGGGCGTTCTCAATGTTTCCGATCCGCTGGCCGAAGACGCCGTCAAAAGTTTGCAGTTTCAGATGGAAGGCAATGTCTATCCATTGATTCGGCTTGCTCAAGCATTTGGACCTGTTTTGAAGGCCAACGGTGGTGGAACTCTAGCGCAGATGAACTCGCTGGCTTCGCTGAAAAACTTCACACCATTCACCACCTACAGTGCTTCAAAAGCAGCAGCGTATTCAGTGACGCAAGGACTTCGCGAAGCGTGGGCCGAACAGGGCACACAGGTCATCAGTATCCTTGCCGGTCCACTCAAGACCGACATGTCAGACTCCGCAGGGATGGGTGATGGTGCACCTTCACCCGACTTGGTAGCGGATGCTCTTATCGGTGCCTTGGAATCGGGGGATTTTCTGGTGTATCCGGACGCGATGGCTCAAGGTGCCGGAGAAGCATACGCAAGTTTCGCCGACAACGTGATCAATGCAAAATCATCGGAAGAATAG
- a CDS encoding TetR/AcrR family transcriptional regulator: MPWEKSFDESDVIESVMDVFWNKGYEATSISDLTEATGLKRGSLYNAFGDGKQELFFLSLQKYDQEQRAVFLKQLEAIESPMIAFNTLFDSLVQQAMADTEKKGCLLVNTALNITHYSEAVRTLVTQGMDEFASFFERLIKRGQNAGQIPETVQPRPTAKTLLTLVVGIRVMSRGVLSKAALKQVSQQAKSLIS; this comes from the coding sequence ATGCCATGGGAAAAATCATTTGACGAATCGGACGTAATCGAAAGCGTCATGGACGTATTTTGGAATAAGGGATATGAGGCAACTTCGATTTCCGATTTGACCGAAGCAACGGGGCTGAAGAGGGGAAGTTTGTACAACGCCTTTGGAGATGGCAAGCAAGAACTATTCTTCCTCTCTTTGCAAAAATACGACCAAGAGCAAAGGGCCGTATTTTTGAAGCAGCTCGAAGCGATTGAAAGCCCAATGATAGCATTCAATACCTTGTTTGACTCTCTCGTCCAACAGGCAATGGCTGATACCGAGAAAAAAGGTTGTTTGCTAGTCAACACGGCATTAAACATCACCCACTATAGCGAAGCGGTACGAACACTGGTCACTCAAGGTATGGATGAGTTCGCTTCTTTCTTTGAGCGACTCATCAAACGTGGTCAGAATGCTGGCCAGATTCCAGAGACGGTTCAGCCGCGGCCAACTGCCAAAACACTGCTCACACTCGTGGTCGGAATTCGAGTGATGAGCCGAGGGGTGCTCAGCAAAGCAGCCTTAAAACAAGTCTCTCAGCAGGCGAAATCCCTGATTTCTTAA